AACGGTCTAAGTGGTCTGGTTTTTTGGACTGTAGAGGTGGGGTGGCCACTGCAGCCTTTTCCGCCAAACTGTtactcattttaaaaagcatgctcATTGGATCCAAAGCAGGCAAAGATGGCTTTGCTGCCTTCCCAAGGTGAATATTCATGACAGATTGCAGTGCACTTAATGGATTCACAAATGGCTGTTCTGGAGGGTGATCAGTAATGATAGCTGTGCTGCTACTTAAAGAGCTTACAATGGACTTAACAGGCTCTTTCCCATTTTCCACAGGTTCTACAGTTGGACTATCCTTGCAACTATCTCTTTGAGGGACTGGGCTGTTCTGCTGGCTTTTAAAGCCACCATCATTGGAGGACTCCATCTTAAGGGGTTCACTGATTTCACTACTGCATGGCGAAGGCGTTGCACGCTTCATTGGGGAAAGCTTTCCTTCAGgctctttcattttttcctccactttaGCCACCTTCTCAGTGACTTTCTTCACCAATTCTTCCATGGCATGAAAGTTTGTTTTTGGCACAGGTGAGGTCTGACTGCTTGGTGGAGACACCAAGGGCTGGTTTTTAGTTGGTGATACTAATTCATTGTTTCCAAACATAGGTTTTAATGGGGTACTCTTCCCAGATGAACCCAATGACAGCTTCATCATGTTAGGCAGCTGATAGGCAGCATGAATGCTGGGGTAGCCACCCCAGCTTGGTGTGCCATTCTGGGCTTTGTTTATAGCCGATGTAACTGTGTTTTCTAAGGACTTCAATATATCTAATCCCCCCTTAGGGCTTTCTTCTAGGTCATTTTCAGTCAAGTAATGGTATTTTGAGGAGATATCATACTTCTCCTCATCTTCACTTgacttttctttgtctttcattttgtCATCAGCAATGCCTCTTTCTTTatctacttctttttttatttcaacatttaACTTAGGGGAAACACTAGAAGGTGTATTGGAAGGAGACGTAAAAGTGGTGGCAGCTAGCGGCACAGACTGGACTTTCTCATCTACCAAGGACGTTATTGTTGGTGTTGCTGGGGTTTCTATAATTGGCTTCCCTTTTTTCATGGCAGAGTTAGTGACTTTAATAAAATGTCCTGTCACCATCATGTGAGCCGTGAGTTCCTGCAGAGTGTCATGTGAACTTCCACACTCCATGCACTTCAGAATTTGAGATTTCCTTGCCTCAAAGTGCCAGGCATAGCTGGCACCATTCTGGTGACCATAGCGATTATTTGGCGTAATGTAAGGATTAGAGTTCTTCTGAAGTGCATCGTTGGTATCTGAGATTGTTGCTTTTGGTGTCCCACCTGTGGAGTCCGGAGAGCTTGGAAGTTCAAGCTCCAGTGATGCTTTCTTTCTAGTAGCTGGGATAATTTTTGCTGCTACAGGTGTAACAGGTTCCTTCAGAGGCACTTTTTggtagtgttttgttttgatcaTATGAACACTCAAATCCTGAAGAGATTCAAATGAATGACCACAGTACATACACTTTAATACTTTCTGGGCATCTTCTTTCCCTTCCATTTCAAGCAAAGAACGTTTACGAGGTTTGGACCATCTTTTGGGGTTATTGTTATCAGTTTCATGGTTGTCATCTCGATAATGTCCTGTTTCATTCATGTGCACTGTTAATTCTACTAAAGTATCATAGGCTGCACTGCAGTCTTTACAGCGGAATTTACTGGCTCCAGTAAATATAGAGCCATAAAGCTTACTGCTTTGTCTGTACAATTGAACTGTGCTAAAAAGACTCGGTTCAGGAAGAATTCTGCTCTGAGAAACTTGCTGCAGTGTTTTAGCCATAGCAGTCTGGTGCCAGTCAAAGCTGCCACTTccacaactgctgctgctgctgctactgctgctgctgctaccgttgtttttttctgaaattggcTGGTGAAGGTTCAAATTGAGATTGGACCAATAGGAATTGGAGAGGAAGTTATTATATACAGCTTTCATTTGTTCTAAACTATCAGATACAGTAGAGTCTTCCAGTGGTATCGAAACCTCCTTGCTCTCTTCCTCATTTTTAATAGAGCTGCTCTCGAAGTCTGCCATGCGGTCACTTGTCTCACTGATATGTGACTCGCTGTCCATTTCATGGCTAGAAAATTCAGCTGCTGGAGAGTTTTGGTAGCTTTGGCAGTTCTTACTGAAGTCTTTTTCTGGACATGTGTATTTTGCTGAAGGCTCCCCATCAACTGCATTTTCATCAGCTTCCACATCTTCTTCtaccagtgctgctgcttttagtTCATCTGAAACGTAGGctattatgaagaaaagaaaatatgttagTTTCTGCAAATCATACTTTTGCTTAAGTGTTTTAGCCAAAGAAGTGTACTTATTTGTAAAATTAAACAGTTAAAATCTAGTGTTTCTTCAGAGCAAGAAAAAATCTGCTCTTCAAACATAATTTGCCACCTTATTCTTCTCAAGGGGCAACAGCttgaaattaaaactaaatttgaaattaatgaaGCACATTCTGGAGGTGGCATTCATTTCTAAAGTAATAAATTACTTGTATCAACCTCAGAGACAGCAGTTCCTGTCTGTCAATTAATATGTCTTATGCTTCTCCTACCCCTAATGCATTTCTTAACAGACAGATTCACAATTTAAATTAAGTAAGCATTTTTTGCTCATTACAGTTTTGAGACTCAATCTTTAATAAATATAGAGTACAAACATCAAAAATTTctacaaagtaaaaaaatccccagccacaataataaaaaatgagatttttttaaaagttatcatTATTAGTAGTATCATATTTTAGACAAGGAGATGGAAAAAGCAGGTGACGCAACCTCTTGAAACAACTCACTATGAGCAATTTGGGGATATTCATTATGGGTGTAACAAATGACCCATTCGCTTTTAAACATGCCTTTCTCAACAAGAAAGCCCATGCAGAATTATGTCAGGAGCTAGTTCAAGAAAATTGGTATGCTGTACTCATTCTtgctgtataaatatatacaagACCTTCCAGTGGACCTTACAAATGTCAAAGTGTTTGCTCTTTAGACTACTTTGTCAATATTTACTCAGCATAAGCTACACGGACACCCAACAGGgatctttttcccccctcaagtAATGCAACTGGTGATGTAAATCTAAGATACTCTTCCTGAATAGGATAGTTGGGAACTGacagtaaagattattttttttccatagtgCTTCTGTGTACATATTCTACATATACTAAGTCTACCTAAGTTTTTCCTTCAGGCAAGAAAACTATGAAAACATTAAGAGAGGGATCATTCACTGATCAAAATTATCTGTTTCTATATAATGCATTCATTTACAGCTaagcaagaaagcaaaaacaGAACATGACTGTTCTGTATTAAGTGGAATTTAAAATTCACTTGCAGTCTTTCACAAATACAATTATAAactttgaccaaaaaaaaagcatttctagtAGACTATGGTTGAAGACACTTGACTTCTGACCTTCTCTGCAACACACCTGGAACGTGTGGGTATCTGTATCTTAAACACACTGAATAATCTATAGCTTGTTTATCAGGCAATAGTGCAGAGAACTAATAATTTACACCCCAAAAAGACCTACTTTAACCAACAGAGTGAAAAATGTAGAACAGTATAGTAGGTATCGCATATACAGTATTGAATCTTGTAAACTCCTTTCAGGGAAAATATGCTTAAATGTTATCAGAAAACCACGAGAGACAAAACAACTGTTAAAGTAACAATGAAACCAGGCTTTTAGTTTCACATGGAGTATTTCTTCATTCAGTTAGGTAATACAAAATATTCACTACTTTTCTTTCACATAGATGAATGGCAGCGAAACTTCGTCCAAGCTTGTGAAGTTAAAATCTGATCTTCAGAATAGAAGTTAAACCTCTGAGAGCACAAATATATTGCGTAAGAGCAAAACATAATAGCGATTAGGTATTTCAGCTCAGATAATTTCAATGCAGAAAACTCATGCAGTAAGGGTCCCATTTTTTAAATTTGGGAAAACATTGTTTGAAAGAGTTATGTTAAAAACTTTATTATAATATGTTTCAAAGATGCTGATACAAAGGCCAAACTTTAACAAGTATGTACTCGAATGAAACAGAGCTGTGCTGTTTTGCTCTATTTTatgctttttcaaaatattttgaaaaaatattctttcttaagTATATTACAGTCATGTGGGCAATTTGTACTAAGGATCAGCGCCTATCCTGCAAATACTTGCAATGGAACCATTACAAAGGATCGAAGGTGGATTTCATTCAATACCTTCATTCCCCTGTGGATGGTATAGACTGTTTCTCATCTTAATTACTTGTTTCATCACACTTCTGAACTCTACGAAAAATTTTAGCAAAGCAGCTCAAATTACTTTCTAAAGCTgaaaatttttaaataactacTGATGATGTGTAAACAACTGGCTATCAACTATTTCTCTCTCAGCCACGCCATATCCTAGTGGTATGGATAAggaaggatggaaggaaggaATGACAGCATGAAACCTATGATTTGGAAGAAAATGTACCCTTATTCTTTTCCGCCTtgtggaaacattttttcttctacaacTCCCATTCCTTTGCCTCTGTGGTGAAACGgaagaataatttcctttttatcagGTAAAGAAAATCCAAGGTTATTGCCACACTGCCTGCCTTATAAAGATCTCATTCCTACCTGTGGGCTGAGATGGCACACCAAAGCCCTCTAGAAGTGCACCTGTCTTCTGCTCTTTTTGTCCACCGAGTGCTAGTGTGAGCATGTGCCACCCATTCCCACCACATCACATACCAAAGCCTGGGCTCCATCCCTGCACACCACAGAAAGTCCTCCTGAGGACCAGTGCTCACCAACACAAACAGGGATCACAGAATCAAGCCCCTAATTAGTgtgcttttctttacatttttatttctcttactgCTGAAATCTTATGAATTTTGTTTGGACTGAAACACTTGTATTGTCACATTCACAGTTTTTTTAGAGAGTGACTTTTACATTAGGGAAAATCTCCAGCATGCGGCTCATTTAAATGTAAATCTATTTACCTTTCATGCTTTCTTTGCCCTTTTCACCAAGTATCAAGCATATTTGCGTGTTAACCAGGAACTGCCTCCTCTATAGCTGTTTTCCTTCCTAAGCTCAAGTTGCGAAGCCAACCTGTGACATCAGTCTTTGACTCAGAAATGCTGGAGATGAGGCACAAAGGACAGTATGGAATTTAACCTGGCAATCTGCAACTTTGATAAACTGACAGTTTGAACAACTCCTGCTCTTTTCCCTGCACAAGGGAAAGGATGGATGAAACATGACATTACCCCCAACTTCCTCAACTAAAGATTTATGCAAGAGATGAGGATGCTCAAGGAAGTTTCTTAGCCTAAGACTTAAAACACCATCCTAAACTGGAGTTTATGCCAGTAGTTTGTAATTCCTTATTCCAAGGGCTGGTAACCTAATCCTTATATTGCCTTCAGAGCAATATAAGGCAACCCAACAAGTCCTGGACCAACCTGTGATTGGAAACTCGGGGCATACTCAAGGGTTTTGCAATACCACTACAGGTAGCTTTACAGTGGTTGACATGTTTTCTCCTCAGAAAACCCAACTAAACTGTCAGCAGCGTGTGGGACAGGAGAGAGGGTTAAAACCAAGCTTCAGTCCCATACTAGCAGGGGTACAGGATTCAATGCAGGTACTCGTGGAAAGGAGTCCATCTGAGGCCAAGGGAATCTCtgatccctccctgccccaccagATCTcactcagggagaaaaatgatCTATATTCTGACTGAGTACAGAAGAAGGTAACAGCTTCACTGCGACAGAAAGAAGAAGGCCTATAGCAGAGAAATTTCTTGTTTCGTTAAGTACATACAGGAAGAGCAAAGAGACTGTGAAAGCTGAGAATAAAATCAGGAGGTGAtggtaaaaaaaatttttcactgaGATTCACTGCCTGGTGGAGAGATTGTCTTTAAGAAGCACTGTCTCGAACCCACTGATACTCAGCCGTATccttcttattaaaaaataaaaaaataaaaaaattgtagtTTGGTACTTTTCAAGTGTAAATGTTTGAAACAGCAGGGCATCTGTAAAACTGTTCAATGCTTCTACAGtaaagtctgagaaaaaaaaaaaacaataaaggcAATTCTAATGGCAGAAGACGTTAAGAAGAATGGACATGAGAGAAATTAGCTGgttctggggtttttgtttttttcagagtagtAGAAGAAAAACACAGTTCTCAAAAAAGTTTTTAGTTTACATCTCACAGGGCACCATAACTCACATGAAACTGCCTAGAAGTTGAGCAATGGTGTCACTACGACATAATACTTGACAAAAAATGGAAAGCAGTTCCCTGGTGTGGCCCTCAGTTTCTGGAGAAGATGAGGATATCAAAGCAATTCAGAAACGTATTGCAGGTGCAGCCACAGAGAGGTCAAGAACAGACAGTTCCCTCATTAAAATTTGTTATAATTATTAACTAAACCGGTAGGTAATAATGAAATTAACACATTTGATACCACTACATAACAGTAAGCTGTGATATAATGCAATTAATTTCCACACAGGAGGGAATTACCTTCATAACTGAGCTATGGATCATTTCTTTGCCAGTGGAAATAAACTGTGATCCATCACTGCCCAAAATGATCTACATATTGAATATACACTAATAAACTCATATACCTGGCTCTACACAGACACCAGAGATCTGTACAAGAGCAGATAAATATCACCAGTTCACTACGTTTCTGCAGGCAGAGGAAGTCCCCATACAGCTAAACCAGCTGTTACTCTACTGATGTCCTGGGCCAAACTCAACAATCTTCTGCGAtgcccaccagcacagcagctcccagcttGAACCCCAACTGTTAGAGCTCCTCttcagcagaaagaggaaaagcatcACATGGTTTTCATCCTCTCCGTGATACCATCCACGGTCAGACACATACCTTGAGTTAGTTTGAAAATATAAAAGGCATTAAAGGCCCATTTTACTGTTCTCCAAAACCCAATTCATTGCAGAATTCTTCTCTTATTTCCTGAAAAATGCATCTGAGACCATATATTTTGTCTTGGATCTATCCAAATATTTCACTTCAATACTTTTGAAATGTCTTGTTCTAATTATGGTTTTTTGCcaagcctttttccttttattttaattagcttACTGAGGTATATTTAAACTAGTATATAAGCTCTTTGCTTGAAAAAGTACCAAAACATTCAAATATTCTTCTCACATTAAAAAATGCTTAACTACAAAAGTTTATCAAAACGATTTAGTTCCctggaaatattttggttttaaccaaACAGCTCTTTACTAAAATATTACAACcagctttattatttatttatttatgcatggTTCGAAATCATAATGTAATACTAAGGGTCATTTCCAAAACTGTCTGATTTTGAGtgcatcttgaaaaaaaaagaacagcagacAAGGACTGGGAGCAGGAATGCTCCCAGTGCTTACAGGATGAATATTATATTCCcagtcaaaaagaaaaagaatcagaacAGATCATAAAATAGAGCAGTGAGTAGGCCCTGGCCAGGGAAATTTTCTCTGCAGCCTGAcctcccctgctccccaggctgaagcacagtgctgcaggagggctgctcCTGCCACAGCCATCACTGCTGGCAGCGCAGAGCCTTTTTATAAATATCATTCCCATTCGCTTTTAAAGCAGACAGCAGTCACCTAAGAAATAAtgatagtatttttttaagacttaagTAATTGATGGAAAAACCTTGAAGAGCCCCAGTTTCGGTGGGAACATTCAGAGTTCAGAGGGGGCTCAGTCTGAACACAAGTCCAGGGAAAGCcaacagagaaacagcagcacGGAGATGATTTGACTGTGCCAATGAACCTTACTTACAAAATTAATGAACAGAGGCAAGAGAAAACCAGCTCAGTGGATGGAGTCAATCAAAGGCCTAATGCAAATGAAGGCATATAAAAGAGTTATATTAGTCTGTTAGAAAACTCCCACTCCGCAGGCCTTCCACTTACAGGAAGAAAGGCAAACATTTCACCCACAACATGAGCTATTTCTATACTGAGACCGACTGATAATTCACATGTTACTGAAATTGTATTTGAGACTTCACTACTTGGCAGAGATGTTAGCATATTCCTCATTAGGCGACAGAAATGGGAGGTAGGAGTGGCCGCCCTGTTTACAAGAGTGGCAAATGACACCACTGTCTCTAAACGGGCATGGCAATACTGATTACCCAGCACCCTGACAGGGACATTATTCCTGTTAGAAAGGTCAAAGGTTCTGTTTCATAGAGGCAAGACTGTCTATTATGGGAGAGAAATGTTATTTCCAAGTGGAGAGGTCAGCACTTCTCTCGCACATCGGCTGAAGTCGCTCATACCTCGCACCGGAGTACAATCCTACTGCAAGACTGATTATTCTGCCCACTGGCAAGGTCAAGAATATTAATTTTGAACATGTTAATTTGATGTGATGTGCATGATTAATGCTTGTTTAGCTGGAATTTTTGTATGTTGATAAATCTGCAGCCTTTTCATGCCACTAATAGTGTAGTATTAAGTTACTGGCAATCAGTGTGGCTGGATGTGACGTAGCATGCCAATCTAATGGGTGGCTAACATCAGGTACTAGAAACTTTTGAGCGTAGTTGTGTTTGTTCCTTCATAAAAATACTGCAGCTGTCTGCTGCAGAGAGCTAAGAAATAGGCCAGAGGAAGCTAGCCAGCTGCTCTGACCCAGCATCTGGACTGGTATTACATTTGGAGCAACTTCAGAGAGCTCAAATCAACTGTAAGTGTTAAGAGTTAAGAATTACATGGACAAGAATACACAGTGAAGATACAGTAAGAAGAAATTAGTTTACGTCATTAAAGGATGGGCCATCTCAGTGCCGAACAAAGCAAGGCTACAGCAGGCACTTTTTCTTCATGTCACTGTATTCCACACTCCCCTGTTTTTTGTGTAATTTAAAGGAGGGTACAGGATTCAGGTCTCCTATTCACTTTAGACTTTACACTGCCATATGAAAAGTATCACACCCAcaaacaaagagagaaaacattcAAAACCTGCTACTAATTCTGATGAGGTATTCATTTTTCTGAAACCAAATACTCTTCAGATGTTTGTTAAATGACAGGTTCCTATGCAAAGCTCACATTTATGTATTATCTCCTTCATTAAatacacactttaaaaaacagGATGCCATAATATTAAATGATAGCTTAGAAACAGCACTATTAGACAGCATCACTCTACTGAGGTGTTCAAAAGCTTCAACGGGTGTTTTATTCTCACAGCAACCCTGTGGAAGAAATATTCTTATCCACAGTTTATAGCTGCAAACCTGGAAATCCAAAGAAGTTAAAAATTACTTGCCTAGTGCCAGAcaagaagaaaagtaaatgaGCCTGTAACTCCTGTAGGTTAATACACATAATTCAGCTGTTTACAGAAAACATGAGAGGATGGCTTAAGTTTGTGTTTCTGCTCCTATGCTTCTTCACAGTGTGTTTATGTTTGtacaatatatgtatataattgaaaataattgcTAGTTTTCAGCTTAAACAATTATTAAGGATGAAATACCCAGTGAAATACCCACGGGTGCATCTACTGTGCACAACCCAGAGTCTGTGGTTACAAATCTCTGAGCCAAACAGCTGGGATCAAATAAATATTGAATCTGAAGACTGCCAGCAAAATTCTTTTCACAATGGGGAAAATAGGAAAGGTTTCTAAAGCAAGAAGTATTGTCACAACTCTCTTCCCAAAAAGCTTTCTGCttccagcacagagcaggacttCAGGTAAGCTCTGAACGCCTGCTATACCAGAACCATGCTGGAGATGTAACATGATGCATCATGCCTCTTTCCTCCAAAGCCATGCTCTGCCTTGATTTCTGCCCGGGGCCTAAACTCGCTGAATGCAACCTGCTGAGCAGGGTTTTTCTAAAATCTACTCAAATTATACACCCATGAAACACAACACCACTTCTTTCGAACATGGGGAACAGCACATGATCCTATCACACTGCAGTGTACTCTTGTATAGGTAGGGTTGTGTGAGGATCAGTCTGAGATTTGTCTCAGAGAGTTcatctgctttcttctgcaaGAAGTTTTTGACAAGAAGAGATCTGAAGATGAAAAAACTTTGAGACCCAAAGTCCAAGTTACTCCCGTGCACAATGAAAGAGAGATATTCTTAGAGACTTTATCATGTAAAACTTGCATTCAGCTGTCATTATTGTATACTTAGAAGTGAACAACATGCTTATGACAAACTTAACAGGAGTAACAGTTCAGAAACTTTGCCTGGTCaggaagaacagatttttatgggttttgtccTAAATTTGCAGTCACACATACACAATACCACTGACTCCCAAAAGTACCACAGCTGTAGAAAAGATGGGGAACAGTTCATGTCCGTCCCACAGCTGCTTAATAGAAGCAATTCCGAATCACAGTAATCAAGTGGAAGGGCTGAGAAACACTATGGACTCCCATAAGGACAAAAGGACCTTCCCTGCTATGGCATTTTGTGGAATCAATCTTCCCCCTTTGTACTCTGGGGGAAGCAGAGATCTTAACAGCTCCTATGAGCCTAAGCCTAGAATTTCTGGCTGATCCtgctgaaaaaggagaaaaaaatccttcctgacCTTCCCTGTCACCACATAAACAATGTTTCACAAGCACCATCAGGACTTGATCAAGTAGGCAAATGAGTAACAGGGACTGTGAGCAGCCACTGGGAATTCTCAATTGCTGCTGGGTCTGAGTCAGTTCAGAGTCCTGGTGTTCCTGTGGCATCGATGTTCATGTAGTAACTTCCTCTTCCTGCCCTCCGCACCACATTCCTGAGGAAGGGATGCCCCTCCTGCAGGTACACCAAAGTTACAAATGAACATCATCTGCAGGAGCATAAAGCTCCTCACTATCCATCGGGA
The Athene noctua chromosome 9, bAthNoc1.hap1.1, whole genome shotgun sequence DNA segment above includes these coding regions:
- the TSHZ3 gene encoding teashirt homolog 3; this translates as MPRRKQQAPRRAAAYVSDELKAAALVEEDVEADENAVDGEPSAKYTCPEKDFSKNCQSYQNSPAAEFSSHEMDSESHISETSDRMADFESSSIKNEEESKEVSIPLEDSTVSDSLEQMKAVYNNFLSNSYWSNLNLNLHQPISEKNNGSSSSSSSSSSSCGSGSFDWHQTAMAKTLQQVSQSRILPEPSLFSTVQLYRQSSKLYGSIFTGASKFRCKDCSAAYDTLVELTVHMNETGHYRDDNHETDNNNPKRWSKPRKRSLLEMEGKEDAQKVLKCMYCGHSFESLQDLSVHMIKTKHYQKVPLKEPVTPVAAKIIPATRKKASLELELPSSPDSTGGTPKATISDTNDALQKNSNPYITPNNRYGHQNGASYAWHFEARKSQILKCMECGSSHDTLQELTAHMMVTGHFIKVTNSAMKKGKPIIETPATPTITSLVDEKVQSVPLAATTFTSPSNTPSSVSPKLNVEIKKEVDKERGIADDKMKDKEKSSEDEEKYDISSKYHYLTENDLEESPKGGLDILKSLENTVTSAINKAQNGTPSWGGYPSIHAAYQLPNMMKLSLGSSGKSTPLKPMFGNNELVSPTKNQPLVSPPSSQTSPVPKTNFHAMEELVKKVTEKVAKVEEKMKEPEGKLSPMKRATPSPCSSEISEPLKMESSNDGGFKSQQNSPVPQRDSCKDSPTVEPVENGKEPVKSIVSSLSSSTAIITDHPPEQPFVNPLSALQSVMNIHLGKAAKPSLPALDPMSMLFKMSNSLAEKAAVATPPLQSKKPDHLDRYFYHVNNDQPIDLTKGKSDKSCSLGSALLSSTSTSSASSSSTVTTAKTSAVVSFMSNSPLRENALSDISDMLKNLTESHTSKSSTPSSISEKSDIDGTTIEEPEESTPAQKRKGRQSNWNPQHLLILQAQFAASLRQTSEGKYIMSDLSPQERMHISRFTGLSMTTISHWLANVKYQLRRTGGTKFLKNLDTGHPVFFCNDCASQIRTPSTYISHLESHLGFRLRDLSKLSSEQINNQIAQAKSPSEKLVTSSPEEDIGTSYQCKLCNRTFASKHAVKLHLSKTHGKSPEDHLLYVSELEKQ